The following proteins are co-located in the Amyelois transitella isolate CPQ chromosome W, ilAmyTran1.1, whole genome shotgun sequence genome:
- the LOC132904194 gene encoding uncharacterized protein LOC132904194, which produces MASDSEESMKSVQREKSAPDFGQRDTTEARVSTVPSDVYRVGVRIAPFWPDKPMIWFAQLEGQFLISNITADTTKFYYVISQLDNQYAAEVEDIIVSPPATNKYEKLKSKLIKRLSASKEKKVKQLLMHEELGDRKPSQFLRHLQHLAGPGVPEDFVRTIWTSRLPHNMQQVIASQASSPIETLADLADRIQDIAPPAPTVASTSSSNYSAITMEDMAKQIAELTRQVKALTAHNRSRSQNRSNYGNRNRSRSNSRYRKQPLCWYHAKFGGKARKCITPCDFKAENSQGSR; this is translated from the coding sequence ATGGCAAGTGATAGCGAAGAATCAATGAAGTCGGTACAACGAGAAAAAAGCGCACCGGACTTTGGTCAACGAGACACTACCGAAGCGCGCGTTTCCACGGTACCATCGGACGTCTACAGAGTCGGAGTTCGGATTGCACCATTTTGGCCAGATAAACCTATGATTTGGTTCGCGCAGTTGGAGGGCCAATTTCTAATATCTAACATCACCGCTGATacgacaaaattttattatgttatatcTCAGTTAGACAACCAATATGCTGCAGAAGTTGAAGATATTATTGTTTCCCCTCCGGCTACCAACAAATACGAAAAGCTTAAAAGTAAACTCATAAAGCGTTTGTCGGCCTCAAAGGAGAAGAAGGTCAAGCAACTTCTTATGCACGAAGAGCTTGGTGATAGAAAGCCATCCCAATTTCTTCGACACCTTCAACACTTGGCTGGACCCGGCGTTCCCGAAGATTTTGTGAGGACTATTTGGACGAGCCGCCTCCCTCACAACATGCAGCAGGTCATCGCTTCGCAAGCCTCGTCACCAATAGAAACCTTAGCAGATTTAGCAGACCGTATCCAGGACATTGCACCTCCAGCGCCTACGGTAGCATCCACGTCTTCTTCAAATTATTCCGCCATAACTATGGAAGATATGGCGAAACAGATTGCGGAGCTTACTAGGCAGGTGAAAGCCCTGACAGCCCATAACCGTTCCAGATCGCAGAATCGATCCAATTATGGTAACCGCAACCGCAGCCGATCCAATTCGCGCTATAGGAAGCAACCACTGTGCTGGTACCATGCTAAATTTGGAGGCAAAGCCAGGAAATGCATCACCCCCTGCGATTTTAAGGCGGAAAACTCCCAGGGCAGTCGGTAA
- the LOC132904261 gene encoding piggyBac transposable element-derived protein 4-like, whose amino-acid sequence MSKSFRSKQRAMARINESRSRSRSRSRSRSVTPASRSRRCLIEQMVSTHQRREPHVEEMPKIWKPPVVVDQALSVQRTPGGSNYVDPTALVPICQTPRGSVRRQFPLKIKLEQSMLTSALERVTEMGIDEEEGKELFEQKSTHIMKWLQDIPGSSTQMEQQPGPSQPNMPSKSGVPHNIYQENVGSEFDSEFDDEFELQENLPITAAEEQVPLSEEMSRALDDAAENLPGISSDFSWQADYNTFSGHAEIFSGPTPGPIHDYDGPYEAFTSIFTSDFMGTIVRETNRYARQTIDARRESGQLTPTSRLSRWSDTNLDEMYVFIALFILMGIDIRTSLHEYWLTTGILQLPYFRQLMSYNRYILLNKFLHFMDNSAPQNLPQGEGYSLSARVAKLAPVIVHLNKQFSALYNLKQDIAIDESLTLFKGRLSWIQAIRSKAARFGIKSFELCESRTGYLYQFRIYTGKNPAGNDFVAPSEYLAGKTTQVVLDLLSGLENRGHLVTMDNFYNCPALTRYLKSLGFDNLGTLRPNRKHVPVEIAKASQNVPKGTIIARHSGDVSCIAWKDSKMVNMISSYHTDETYVGRKAGRDLVKPVAVRDYNNTMGGVDLKDQKLSMYLLERKRCVKWYVKMFKRLLNASVLNAFVMLTESLKRRGLPLLSHRMFRTQLAESLVQKHCQRAPRDIQVDETEHLRLRRDLLHVPLMFRGNENRSLCHICLRNDIKRKVNFKCKTCDEFMCLGSCWETWHSAEELPGRVVLSRKSRRRN is encoded by the exons ATGTCAAAATCTTTTAGAAG CAAGCAAAGAGCTATGGCTCGTATCAATGAATCCCGATCCCGATCACGTTCACGATCCCGTTCACGGTCTGTGACGCCGGCATCAAGATCGAGGCGGTGCTTGATCGAGCAAATGGTGTCAACGCACCAGCGGAGGGAACCACACGTAGAGGAGATGCCAAAAATTTGGAAACCGCCCGTTGT CGTTGATCAAGCACTATCTGTTCAGCGAACACCAGGTGGTTCAAATTATGTGGACCCCACGGCTTTGGTTCCAATCTGCCAAACTCCCCGGGGTAGTGTGCGTCGCCAATTCCCCCTCAAAATAAAACTGGAGCAGTCAATGCT CACCTCCGCACTAGAGCGGGTTACGGAAATGGGCATTGACGAAGAAGAAGGGAAGGAATTGTTCGAGCAAAAGTCGACGCACATTATGAAGTGGCTGCAAGATATCCCGGGGAGTTCAACACAGATGGAACAGCAGCCTGGACCCAGCCAGCCTAATATGCCATCAAAAAGTGGGGTACCACATAACATATACCAAGAAAATGTCGGGAGTGAATTTGACTCCGAATTCGATGATGAATTCGAATTGCAGGAAAATTTGCCAATAACAGCTGCGGAGGAGCAAGTGCCGTTATCGGAGGAGATGAGCCGGGCCTTGGATGACGCAGCCGAAAATTTGCCGGGCATATCGAGTGATTTTTCGTGGCAGGCCGATTATAATACCTTTAGCGGTCATGCTGAGATATTTTCTGGTCCAACTCCTGGACCTATCCATGACTACGATGGTCCCTATGAAGCTTTTACTAGTATATTTACTAGTGACTTCATGGGGACCATCGTGCGGGAGACCAACCGATATGCCCGGCAAACTATCGATGCACGTAGGGAATCAGGGCAATTAACACCTACATCTCGTCTAAGTCGGTGGTCTGACACCAACTTAGACGagatgtatgtttttattgccCTATTCATTTTGATGGGCATCGACATCCGAACGTCACTTCATGAATACTGGCTCACGACTGGGATTCTGCAGCTGCCTTATTTTAGGCAGCTGATGTCATACAATCGGTACATTTTGCTAAACAAATTTCTTCACTTCATGGACAATTCTGCTCCGCAGAATTTGCCGCAAGGGGAAGGGTATTCACTTTCAGCTAGAGTAGCGAAACTGGCACCTGTAATAGTCCATTTAAATAAGCAGTTCTCGGCTCTGTACAATTTAAAACAAGATATTGCCATTGACGAGTCTTTGACCTTATTCAAGGGTCGGTTGTCTTGGATCCAGGCAATAAGGTCAAAGGCTGCGCGCTTTGGCATTAAATCTTTTGAATTGTGCGAGTCGAGAACTGGTTATCTGTACCAGTTCCGAATATATACCGGCAAAAATCCCGCAGGTAACGATTTCGTCGCGCCTAGTGAATACCTTGCTGGAAAAACAACGCAAGTGGTACTTGATTTGTTATCAGGCCTTGAAAATCGAGGGCATCTTGTCACAAtggataatttttataattgtccAGCTTTGACAAGATACCTTAAGAGTTTAGGGTTTGATAATTTAGGCACTTTGCGTCCGAATCGCAAACATGTACCAGTGGAGATCGCGAAGGCTTCGCAGAACGTGCCAAAGGGGACAATCATCGCTCGCCATTCTGGAGACGTTTCATGTATTGCATGGAAGGACTCCAAAATGGTGAACATGATTTCGTCTTATCACACTGACGAAACTTACGTTGGTCGTAAGGCAGGAAGGGATCTCGTAAAGCCTGTTGCTGTACGGGATTACAATAATACCATGGGAGGTGTTGATCTTAAAGATCAAAAACtttctatgtatttattggaGAGAAAGAGATGTGTGAAATggtatgtaaaaatgtttaaaagattACTAAATGCAAGTGTGCTAAATGCATTTGTTATGTTAACCGAATCATTAAAGCGTCGCGGTTTGCCTTTGTTGTCGCATCGGATGTTCCGCACTCAACTAGCCGAATCTCTCGTGCAGAAACACTGCCAAAGAGCCCCAAGAGATATTCAGGTAGATGAAACTGAACATCTGAGGCTTCGCAGAGACTTGCTGCATGTTCCTTTAATGTTTCGGGGAAACGAAAATAGATCGCTTTGCCACATTTGCTTGAGGAatgatattaaaagaaaagttaATTTCAAATGCAAAACTTGCGATGAATTTATGTGCCTAGGAAGTTGTTGGGAGACTTGGCACTCCGCTGAAGAACTTCCTGGTAGGGTTGTTTTATCTCGCAAGAGTAGGCGCCGAAATTAA